The Candidatus Bathyarchaeota archaeon genome includes a region encoding these proteins:
- a CDS encoding GNAT family N-acetyltransferase: protein MLSIRIRPMKEEDLEIVAELAMLANPFAEKESYKRHILDELKQNPELSIVAVNENDEVIGYAQAEVHGKMAVLEDIAVSQKWQGKGIGKMLLKKEVETLKQKGVKIVVAEVHYKCASAIPFYYKFGFRISGRTRPFWNRSRRNHIKTATMNENENN from the coding sequence ATGTTGTCTATTAGAATTAGGCCTATGAAAGAAGAAGATTTAGAAATAGTTGCGGAACTAGCCATGCTTGCAAATCCATTTGCTGAAAAAGAATCCTATAAAAGGCATATATTAGATGAGCTGAAACAAAATCCTGAACTTTCCATAGTTGCAGTTAATGAAAATGATGAAGTTATCGGGTATGCACAAGCTGAAGTCCATGGCAAAATGGCGGTTCTTGAGGATATAGCTGTTTCTCAGAAGTGGCAAGGCAAAGGAATTGGTAAAATGCTACTGAAAAAAGAAGTGGAAACGCTAAAGCAAAAGGGAGTCAAAATCGTAGTGGCAGAAGTTCATTATAAATGCGCAAGCGCCATACCCTTCTATTACAAATTTGGCTTCAGAATATCCGGTCGAACAAGACCATTTTGGAATCGGTCACGACGCAATCATATTAAAACTGCAACTATGAATGAAAATGAGAATAACTGA
- a CDS encoding DUF357 domain-containing protein yields the protein MNENLRLRVKVYIQKTRKVLEEIRIKRPFPVLNEILIDEVLDHIKRYAEDAEFYFEKKDFETALASISYCEGLLDALKLLKIADFEWPTVQS from the coding sequence ATGAATGAGAATTTACGGTTAAGGGTTAAAGTTTACATTCAGAAAACAAGGAAAGTTCTTGAGGAAATACGTATTAAAAGGCCGTTTCCAGTTTTAAATGAAATTTTAATCGATGAAGTTTTAGATCATATTAAAAGGTATGCCGAAGACGCTGAATTCTACTTTGAAAAGAAAGATTTTGAAACTGCGTTGGCTTCGATTAGTTACTGTGAAGGCCTATTAGACGCATTAAAACTTTTGAAGATAGCCGATTTCGAATGGCCAACTGTTCAATCTTGA
- a CDS encoding HAD family hydrolase: MLKLVSFDVWDTLFSIKIFYKSISEELSKITGKSQTILENELFKGYREVKALRRFGKFDGSGMVPMMLEAMSKILKVDVKALEEATINAVEKMPCEKFVIDGAREVLALVKSFGLKTATIGNVVFWPGNYNKILLEKTGLSKFIDFQFYADELGISKPKPEIFTKALSKFNVKPEEALHVGDSLFEDFVGAILSHMNAALIDKHLDKSVKLSGWNAYIIPNIKALEEIIKELSPCGSQD, encoded by the coding sequence ATGCTTAAACTCGTCAGTTTCGACGTTTGGGATACACTGTTTTCCATAAAAATATTCTATAAAAGCATATCAGAAGAACTATCAAAAATAACTGGTAAATCACAAACCATTCTAGAAAATGAGCTTTTCAAGGGCTATAGAGAAGTTAAGGCTCTTAGGCGATTTGGAAAATTTGATGGTTCAGGAATGGTTCCGATGATGCTTGAAGCTATGTCCAAAATTCTTAAAGTTGATGTTAAGGCTTTAGAAGAAGCAACTATAAATGCAGTTGAGAAAATGCCGTGTGAAAAATTTGTTATAGATGGTGCAAGGGAAGTTCTTGCACTTGTTAAAAGTTTTGGTCTTAAGACAGCCACAATAGGCAACGTTGTTTTTTGGCCAGGAAACTACAACAAGATACTGCTAGAAAAAACTGGCCTATCAAAATTTATTGACTTCCAATTTTACGCCGACGAATTAGGGATTTCCAAACCTAAACCAGAGATATTCACGAAAGCACTTTCAAAATTTAACGTGAAGCCAGAGGAGGCATTGCATGTTGGCGACAGCCTATTCGAAGATTTCGTTGGCGCTATACTTTCACACATGAATGCGGCGTTAATAGATAAGCACCTAGATAAATCCGTAAAGCTTTCAGGCTGGAATGCATACATAATTCCGAACATAAAAGCATTAGAAGAAATAATTAAAGAACTGAGTCCATGTGGCTCTCAAGATTGA
- a CDS encoding winged helix-turn-helix transcriptional regulator — translation MLTEMKKKLLVDKRFKAVKEIAIFNDPQKLKMVLNKLTWKILLLLSKKEMYPMEISKKLGVHEQIVYYHIRKLVKAGVVRVVKEAEKKGAMAKYYRAAYPALGMELPFGERTTKKPLFPVLDKKLESFLSPFITENGEFNGKIVVGSPEPHGPFKTVARDGHYAAHLALFLGQYVKLPENFVVNLDVDIKAEKEEKNNLLLVGGPGTNLITQEVNRYLPIYFNMKKSKHGFLFGGLVSKNTGEVYTQDTVGLIAKIVNPWEKTKRIIVLAGNKAVGTKACVIAISKFWREVLKNYNGRRKFATVIQGFDLDGDGKVDSVEILE, via the coding sequence ATGCTAACTGAAATGAAGAAAAAATTGCTTGTCGACAAAAGGTTCAAGGCGGTTAAGGAAATAGCAATTTTTAATGACCCCCAAAAGTTAAAAATGGTTCTCAACAAACTTACGTGGAAAATTCTCCTCTTGCTAAGTAAAAAGGAAATGTATCCCATGGAAATCTCAAAAAAGCTAGGGGTTCATGAGCAAATAGTCTATTATCACATAAGAAAGCTTGTTAAGGCCGGAGTTGTACGCGTAGTTAAGGAAGCAGAGAAGAAGGGGGCAATGGCAAAATACTATCGCGCCGCCTATCCGGCGCTTGGAATGGAACTTCCATTCGGAGAGAGAACAACAAAAAAGCCGCTTTTCCCAGTCTTAGACAAAAAGCTTGAAAGTTTCCTTTCACCCTTCATAACTGAGAATGGAGAGTTTAACGGAAAAATAGTTGTTGGAAGCCCAGAGCCTCACGGCCCATTCAAAACGGTTGCAAGGGACGGCCATTACGCAGCCCATCTCGCCCTATTTCTAGGCCAATACGTAAAACTGCCGGAAAACTTTGTAGTCAATTTAGACGTTGACATAAAAGCCGAGAAAGAAGAAAAGAACAACCTACTACTTGTAGGCGGCCCAGGCACAAATCTAATAACCCAAGAAGTAAACAGATACCTGCCAATCTACTTTAACATGAAAAAATCCAAGCACGGCTTCTTATTTGGAGGTTTAGTTTCAAAAAATACCGGCGAAGTTTATACGCAGGACACTGTAGGTTTGATAGCCAAAATAGTTAATCCTTGGGAGAAAACCAAGAGAATAATTGTTCTAGCTGGAAACAAGGCTGTTGGAACGAAAGCATGCGTAATTGCAATTTCAAAGTTTTGGAGAGAGGTTCTCAAAAACTATAATGGGCGAAGAAAATTTGCAACTGTTATTCAAGGTTTCGACCTAGACGGGGACGGAAAAGTGGACTCAGTTGAAATCTTAGAGTAA
- a CDS encoding TIGR00266 family protein produces the protein MEYEIKYKPSYSLLVVKLEPGEKIVAESGSMTYMSPNIEVHTRRREKSILGSIGLKLLGRQSFWVNEYTALNGPGEVAFVSAPVGDIEVLDITPGKGYIIQKSSYIASTENIDLDVKWEGFTKGLFGQGLFMIKAKGEGKLFINTFGAIDKHILEPGETLVVDNFHLVAFSDTCDYKVTKFGGLKETLLGGEGLVTRITGPGEIYIQTKNLREFVEWLWTLLEPRVRSRAR, from the coding sequence TTGGAGTATGAAATTAAGTATAAGCCGTCATATTCTCTGCTTGTGGTTAAGCTGGAGCCAGGCGAGAAAATAGTTGCAGAGTCCGGTTCCATGACATATATGAGTCCAAACATTGAGGTTCACACGCGAAGAAGAGAGAAAAGCATTCTTGGAAGCATAGGGCTAAAACTTTTAGGCCGTCAATCTTTTTGGGTGAACGAATACACTGCCCTAAATGGTCCGGGAGAAGTAGCCTTCGTTTCAGCTCCAGTAGGCGATATAGAAGTCTTAGACATAACACCGGGAAAAGGCTATATAATACAGAAATCTTCCTACATAGCCTCAACAGAAAACATAGACTTAGACGTAAAATGGGAAGGCTTCACTAAGGGACTTTTCGGCCAAGGCCTATTTATGATAAAGGCAAAGGGGGAGGGAAAACTTTTCATCAACACGTTTGGAGCAATAGACAAACACATCCTAGAACCTGGAGAAACCCTGGTGGTTGACAACTTCCACCTAGTAGCCTTCAGCGACACATGCGACTACAAAGTAACAAAATTCGGAGGCCTAAAAGAAACACTGCTCGGCGGAGAAGGACTAGTAACAAGAATAACTGGACCAGGAGAAATCTACATTCAAACCAAAAATTTGAGGGAATTTGTGGAGTGGCTTTGGACGTTACTAGAGCCTAGGGTAAGGTCGAGAGCCCGTTAA
- a CDS encoding TlpA family protein disulfide reductase — translation MPKKKKKKKESWRERQRRISIKHQRTIEAERIRRERAPKKKTGWTKGKISALILFLSLIFVSIAIYEVWQPSHTSKEPAPLFELSDTDGNTVSLESLKGKVVILNFFDTHCPPCLSEFTDLLKIYEQYDKEKVVLLSIDVDPYHDTVEVLQQFKEKNNISWPILIGTSEVIDAYNIQYTPTNVIIDKEGYIHDRIVGWQSSYTSKLKSEIDKLLS, via the coding sequence ATGCCTAAAAAGAAAAAGAAGAAAAAGGAGAGCTGGAGAGAAAGACAGCGGCGGATATCAATAAAGCATCAAAGGACTATAGAAGCTGAAAGAATAAGAAGAGAACGAGCACCAAAAAAGAAAACCGGATGGACTAAGGGGAAAATATCGGCTCTAATACTTTTCTTAAGTTTAATATTTGTAAGCATAGCCATCTACGAAGTTTGGCAACCTTCACATACCTCTAAAGAGCCTGCGCCTCTTTTCGAGTTAAGCGATACCGACGGTAATACTGTTTCCCTTGAAAGCTTAAAAGGAAAGGTTGTAATCCTCAACTTTTTCGATACCCATTGCCCTCCATGTCTCAGCGAATTTACAGACCTGCTAAAAATCTATGAACAATACGATAAAGAGAAGGTGGTGCTGTTATCCATAGATGTTGACCCTTATCATGACACAGTTGAGGTACTTCAACAGTTTAAAGAAAAGAATAATATAAGCTGGCCAATTCTCATTGGTACTTCCGAGGTGATAGATGCATATAACATCCAGTATACCCCCACGAATGTAATTATTGATAAAGAAGGATACATACATGACAGAATAGTCGGATGGCAGAGTTCCTATACTTCAAAACTTAAAAGTGAAATAGATAAACTCTTAAGTTAA
- a CDS encoding flap endonuclease-1 — protein sequence MGVNLRDLVPKTTAELKDLSGKSIAIDAYNALYQFLAIIRQPDGTPLKDSQGRITSHLSGLLYRTANLVELGIKPIYVFDGIPPALKEAEIKRRMRMKEEALVKYEKAIKEGKIEEARMYAQATATLKDYMAEDAKRLLNLMGIPWVQAPSEGEAQAAYMAKKGDADYCASQDYDSLLYGAPKLARNVTISGRRKLPRKPVYVEVKPEIVELKRVLEELGITHQQLIDIGILVGTDYNPEGVKGIGPKTALKLIKEHGSLENLLPKLKEAEFPVPPEKIREIFLKPKVTDNYKVEWKEPDVEGVINFLCGERDFSEDRVRKALEKMKEGIREAKGKTTLERWFG from the coding sequence TTGGGGGTTAACCTCCGCGATTTAGTTCCGAAGACAACTGCTGAACTTAAAGATTTAAGTGGAAAATCCATTGCTATTGATGCTTATAATGCCCTCTACCAGTTTTTAGCGATAATTAGGCAGCCGGACGGAACGCCGCTTAAAGACAGCCAAGGAAGAATTACAAGTCATTTAAGCGGACTACTGTACCGAACAGCCAACCTAGTTGAGTTGGGAATAAAACCAATTTACGTTTTCGATGGGATTCCGCCAGCATTGAAGGAGGCTGAGATAAAGCGTAGAATGAGAATGAAGGAAGAAGCTCTGGTAAAGTATGAGAAGGCAATTAAAGAGGGGAAAATTGAAGAAGCACGCATGTATGCGCAGGCTACAGCTACTTTGAAGGATTATATGGCTGAAGATGCGAAGCGTCTTCTAAACCTTATGGGGATTCCTTGGGTTCAAGCTCCAAGTGAGGGAGAAGCTCAAGCCGCTTATATGGCTAAAAAGGGTGATGCAGACTACTGCGCAAGCCAAGATTATGATTCGCTGCTTTATGGAGCGCCAAAACTGGCAAGAAACGTAACCATAAGCGGAAGAAGAAAACTTCCAAGAAAACCAGTCTACGTGGAAGTTAAACCTGAAATAGTTGAATTAAAAAGGGTTCTCGAAGAATTGGGAATCACGCATCAACAGCTTATTGACATAGGAATACTTGTTGGAACCGACTATAATCCTGAAGGCGTAAAAGGTATTGGGCCGAAAACAGCCCTAAAACTAATTAAAGAACATGGAAGTCTGGAAAACCTTCTTCCAAAACTGAAAGAAGCAGAATTTCCAGTTCCACCAGAAAAAATACGTGAAATTTTTCTGAAACCAAAAGTTACCGACAATTATAAGGTTGAATGGAAAGAACCAGACGTAGAAGGCGTAATCAATTTCCTATGTGGAGAAAGAGACTTCAGCGAAGACAGAGTTCGCAAGGCACTTGAGAAAATGAAGGAAGGAATAAGAGAGGCAAAGGGAAAGACTACCCTTGAAAGATGGTTTGGTTAA
- the glmS gene encoding glutamine--fructose-6-phosphate transaminase (isomerizing): MCGIFGCLLKDGNAAPIIHSALHRLEYRGYDSVGEATLHEGRIFIKKDAGKIDEVHKILNLDDLPGRIGIGHTRWATHGAPSRINAHPHTDCKEQIAVVHNGIIENYAELKMELEAEGHVFKSKTDTEVVSHLVENGLKAGLGLVEAVREAVKRLEGSFALAVISTFEPDKIVCARKESPLVLGISENGVYCASDIPAFLPLTNRVVVVNDGELVVLNDEGYEIRRIADGTTVLREPELVDWTPEMAEKQGFPHFMLKEIHEQPLCLRNTLRLQEQYLELMTTFLDRATEVFLVACGTSYHACLAASYMFSKLAFLPTHPVIASEFIERYGKAVNIDSTILAVSQSGETADTLAAVDWARQRAATILGLTNVIGSTLTRISRVYIGQQSGPEIGVAATKTFTSQLSVLAQLALRLAKKRGKVSHVEIEYLEEKLMRIPDIVEKVIETSEEKVKQLAKKYKDKQTFFFLGRGISTATAMEGRLKLMEIAYVPSIAYPAGESKHGPISLIEPGFPVVFICPHDETRKTLIGNIMEMKARKAQIIAIIEEGDEEIKELADDYIEIVEGVPEVLSPIPYVVPLQLFAYYMAVEKGYDPDKPRNLAKSVTVK, encoded by the coding sequence ATGTGCGGAATATTCGGATGCCTACTTAAAGATGGTAACGCTGCGCCAATAATCCATTCTGCGTTGCATCGCCTAGAATATAGGGGATACGATTCGGTTGGGGAAGCAACCCTTCATGAAGGGAGAATATTCATAAAGAAGGACGCTGGCAAAATCGATGAAGTTCATAAAATTCTGAATTTAGATGACTTGCCAGGAAGAATAGGTATTGGTCACACAAGATGGGCTACGCATGGAGCCCCCTCAAGAATTAATGCCCACCCCCACACGGACTGTAAAGAACAAATCGCAGTTGTCCATAATGGCATAATTGAGAACTATGCTGAATTGAAGATGGAACTTGAAGCTGAAGGCCACGTTTTCAAGTCTAAAACCGACACGGAAGTTGTTTCGCATCTTGTGGAAAACGGCTTAAAAGCCGGTTTGGGACTTGTTGAAGCCGTCAGAGAAGCCGTAAAGAGACTTGAAGGATCTTTTGCTCTAGCAGTTATTTCAACCTTTGAACCCGACAAGATTGTTTGTGCTAGGAAGGAGAGTCCACTTGTGCTTGGAATATCCGAAAACGGAGTTTACTGCGCATCCGACATACCAGCCTTTCTGCCGCTTACAAATAGGGTGGTTGTTGTAAACGACGGTGAACTCGTAGTACTGAACGATGAGGGGTACGAAATAAGAAGAATTGCAGATGGCACAACTGTACTGCGAGAACCGGAACTCGTCGATTGGACCCCTGAAATGGCTGAAAAGCAAGGCTTTCCGCATTTCATGCTTAAAGAAATACATGAGCAGCCTCTCTGCTTGAGGAACACTTTGAGGCTTCAAGAGCAGTATTTGGAGTTAATGACAACATTTCTTGACAGAGCAACCGAAGTTTTCCTAGTGGCATGCGGCACCTCATACCACGCCTGTTTAGCTGCATCTTACATGTTCTCTAAACTGGCTTTTCTACCTACGCATCCAGTTATTGCCTCAGAGTTCATTGAAAGATACGGAAAGGCCGTGAACATTGATAGTACAATTTTGGCTGTTAGTCAATCCGGTGAAACTGCGGATACTCTTGCTGCTGTTGATTGGGCTAGGCAAAGAGCCGCAACAATACTTGGCCTAACAAACGTTATAGGTTCAACGTTAACTAGAATTTCAAGGGTTTATATCGGTCAACAGTCAGGCCCCGAAATAGGCGTAGCGGCAACAAAGACTTTCACTTCGCAACTTTCTGTTCTCGCTCAACTTGCACTTAGATTGGCTAAAAAGAGGGGAAAAGTCTCCCATGTGGAAATAGAATACTTAGAAGAGAAATTGATGCGTATTCCAGATATAGTTGAAAAGGTCATAGAAACCAGCGAGGAAAAAGTTAAGCAACTGGCTAAGAAATACAAGGATAAGCAGACGTTCTTCTTCCTTGGAAGAGGCATAAGCACAGCTACAGCGATGGAGGGCAGACTGAAACTCATGGAAATAGCATATGTTCCATCAATCGCCTATCCAGCCGGGGAAAGCAAGCACGGCCCAATAAGCCTCATAGAACCCGGATTCCCAGTAGTGTTCATATGCCCGCACGATGAGACTAGAAAGACGCTTATAGGCAATATTATGGAAATGAAAGCCAGAAAAGCCCAAATAATAGCCATAATAGAAGAAGGAGACGAAGAAATCAAAGAACTAGCCGACGATTATATAGAAATCGTTGAAGGAGTCCCGGAAGTGCTCTCGCCAATACCCTACGTTGTGCCACTACAGTTATTCGCCTATTACATGGCTGTAGAAAAAGGATACGACCCAGACAAACCGAGAAACTTAGCAAAGTCAGTAACCGTAAAGTAA
- a CDS encoding DUF371 domain-containing protein, producing MRITETILAKGHENITATHKTTFEITKENWLTRRGSCIIAVSANKAPADLKPEFKSALKNENAKLTITIKVGNLEEIVQAYGNPKLTLSSRTEAVIRKSSYICNRTLAIKADKAAANLSRKLVEKLKNPKQKVEIKLIVII from the coding sequence ATGAGAATAACTGAGACAATTTTGGCTAAAGGCCACGAAAACATAACTGCAACCCACAAGACAACATTTGAAATTACCAAGGAAAACTGGCTTACGAGAAGGGGCAGCTGCATAATAGCAGTTTCAGCAAACAAAGCCCCAGCGGACTTAAAACCAGAATTCAAATCAGCATTAAAAAACGAAAATGCAAAGCTAACCATAACAATAAAAGTTGGGAACCTCGAAGAAATAGTTCAAGCCTACGGCAACCCAAAACTAACATTATCTAGCAGAACCGAAGCCGTCATAAGAAAAAGCAGCTACATCTGTAACCGAACATTAGCAATAAAAGCAGACAAAGCAGCAGCAAACCTATCAAGAAAACTTGTGGAAAAACTGAAAAATCCAAAACAGAAGGTTGAAATAAAGTTAATAGTAATCATTTAG
- a CDS encoding 4Fe-4S binding protein yields the protein MYGRFPFFTVGSLGIYGILFGRAFCGWACPFGALHDLLSRKGTEKGIRTQRYWYIKYFSLFIVIALAWLFLDTVFCKFCPSGSLFAAIPFRILHPEIGVGGPFYIHMFTLALVVILALIISRFWCRYLCPLGAIAGTFNKLSFLTIQLDEQKCKGCNYCLEACPMGIDKLESIGCSTDCTLCGRCIESCPEKALKFTFR from the coding sequence GTGTATGGGCGTTTTCCATTTTTTACAGTTGGTTCTTTGGGCATTTACGGAATACTTTTTGGAAGGGCATTTTGCGGTTGGGCATGCCCGTTTGGCGCCTTACATGATTTGTTGTCTCGTAAAGGAACCGAAAAAGGGATTAGGACTCAGCGTTATTGGTACATAAAATACTTTTCCTTATTCATTGTAATCGCTTTGGCTTGGCTTTTCCTTGATACGGTTTTCTGCAAGTTCTGCCCCTCAGGCTCGCTTTTTGCTGCAATACCTTTCCGCATACTTCATCCAGAAATAGGTGTTGGAGGACCCTTTTACATTCACATGTTCACGCTTGCCCTAGTAGTTATCCTAGCGCTGATTATAAGTCGGTTCTGGTGCCGTTATCTTTGCCCACTAGGAGCGATAGCTGGGACCTTTAACAAGTTAAGTTTCCTAACTATACAATTAGATGAGCAGAAGTGCAAGGGCTGCAATTATTGCCTTGAAGCATGTCCAATGGGAATTGATAAATTGGAAAGCATAGGCTGTTCTACAGATTGCACCCTATGTGGAAGATGTATTGAAAGCTGTCCAGAAAAAGCATTAAAATTTACGTTTAGGTAA
- a CDS encoding DUF362 domain-containing protein: protein MPTVSVVKGPRSHETVFKALDLLEENLKDIVRDVARVLIKVNLISTKTYETGVTTDPLVVDALICKFKEFHGEVAVVEADATSTDADKAYRATGLDKVCKQNNVKFINLSKEKERVKLQIPNPEVLRSIEVPKILLDSAIISAAKLKTHEETAVTLGMKNMFGLLPEKRKVKFHSLGISKVIVDINAVLRPKLTVIDGFYALEGPGPIGGYPVKMNLIIAGRDPVATDATACRIMGIDPYEVYHIRRAYEKGLGEIDSTKIDVVGEKIENVKRKFRRK, encoded by the coding sequence ATGCCGACGGTTTCAGTCGTTAAGGGACCGAGAAGTCATGAGACAGTATTTAAGGCTTTAGACTTGCTTGAAGAAAATTTAAAAGATATAGTTAGAGACGTAGCTAGGGTTTTAATTAAGGTTAATTTGATTTCGACTAAAACCTATGAAACTGGGGTTACAACTGATCCGCTTGTTGTGGATGCTTTAATCTGTAAGTTTAAAGAGTTTCACGGCGAAGTGGCTGTTGTTGAAGCTGACGCAACATCCACGGATGCTGACAAAGCCTACAGGGCGACAGGACTAGACAAGGTTTGCAAACAGAACAACGTGAAATTCATAAATTTAAGCAAGGAAAAGGAAAGAGTAAAGTTGCAGATACCTAACCCCGAAGTTTTGAGGAGCATCGAAGTGCCAAAAATCCTTCTAGACTCCGCCATAATCAGCGCGGCTAAGTTGAAAACCCATGAGGAAACCGCTGTAACGCTTGGAATGAAAAACATGTTTGGTTTGTTGCCCGAAAAACGAAAAGTAAAGTTTCATTCGCTTGGAATAAGCAAGGTGATAGTGGATATTAACGCTGTTTTAAGGCCTAAACTAACAGTAATAGACGGATTCTACGCCCTAGAAGGCCCAGGTCCTATCGGAGGCTATCCAGTTAAAATGAACCTGATAATCGCTGGCCGAGACCCTGTGGCAACAGACGCCACTGCATGCAGAATTATGGGTATAGACCCATACGAAGTTTATCATATAAGAAGGGCTTATGAAAAGGGACTCGGCGAAATAGACTCTACAAAAATAGATGTAGTAGGCGAAAAAATAGAGAATGTAAAGAGAAAATTTAGAAGGAAGTAA
- a CDS encoding FAD synthase has translation MSEKKTRQGKVVLASGTFDLLHLGHVKFLEEAKKAGGENARLIVIVARDNTVKKRKGRTPIMPEDQRRALVEALKVVDEALLGYEDFSIEKTIEKIKPDIIAVGHDQTGIEREVKKYIEEKGLNIKVVKIGKFGKEELNSSSKIMRKIIESYRR, from the coding sequence ATGAGTGAAAAGAAAACTCGGCAAGGAAAGGTTGTCCTAGCCTCTGGAACATTTGATTTGCTACATCTTGGACATGTAAAATTCCTTGAAGAAGCTAAGAAAGCTGGCGGAGAAAACGCAAGGCTTATTGTTATCGTTGCGAGGGATAACACAGTTAAGAAGCGTAAGGGACGAACACCAATAATGCCTGAGGATCAAAGGAGAGCCTTAGTTGAAGCTTTAAAAGTTGTTGACGAAGCTTTACTTGGCTATGAAGACTTTAGCATTGAAAAAACCATTGAAAAGATAAAACCAGACATAATCGCCGTTGGCCATGACCAAACTGGAATAGAAAGGGAAGTAAAAAAATACATTGAAGAAAAGGGGTTAAACATAAAAGTTGTTAAAATAGGGAAGTTTGGAAAAGAAGAACTTAACAGCTCTTCGAAGATAATGCGCAAAATAATAGAGTCTTATAGGAGATAA
- a CDS encoding rhomboid family intramembrane serine protease, which produces MENKQSSLFDSPTILLTLANVIFYMYTSILSGNPLETSWPVSCLLGQYNKFVLERGYYWQLFTSMFVHANIVHLVSNMIFLLIFGLRAEGLFTKKEYLAIYFGSGLFGNILSLLLWSPNTISVGASGAIFGIFGACIIYIYQSIIAVVFYSFLLLMMSSGYGVNIFAHFGGLVIGLALGYFFAKRRYRVVYKVEYQI; this is translated from the coding sequence TTGGAAAATAAACAGTCCTCCCTTTTTGATTCACCCACCATTCTGCTTACTTTAGCGAACGTAATTTTCTACATGTACACATCAATTTTAAGCGGAAACCCGCTGGAAACAAGCTGGCCTGTAAGCTGCCTTCTCGGTCAATATAACAAGTTCGTTTTAGAGCGTGGATATTATTGGCAACTTTTCACTTCAATGTTTGTTCACGCAAATATTGTCCATTTAGTAAGTAACATGATTTTCCTGTTAATATTTGGTTTGAGAGCTGAAGGACTTTTCACAAAGAAAGAATATTTAGCCATATACTTTGGCTCAGGGCTTTTTGGAAACATCTTGTCTTTATTGCTCTGGTCTCCAAATACCATTTCAGTTGGGGCTTCAGGAGCAATCTTCGGAATCTTCGGTGCATGCATAATTTACATTTACCAGTCAATAATTGCTGTTGTCTTCTACTCCTTCCTCCTTTTGATGATGAGTAGCGGTTATGGAGTCAACATCTTCGCTCATTTTGGAGGATTAGTAATTGGGCTTGCACTTGGATACTTTTTTGCAAAAAGGCGTTATCGTGTAGTCTATAAAGTCGAGTATCAGATTTAA
- a CDS encoding diphthine synthase: MRELVFIGLGLSNEKDVSLRGLEEIKSANKVFIETYTSLMPNLSIERLEKLCGKKLETVSRRELEEENGEKILSAAMHGKAALLVPGDPLIATTHVTLRIQAEKMGIKTRVVHAASIISAAIGLSGLHNYKFGKSVTIPFPNGDYLSETPYYVIMENGKLGLHTLCLLDVRAEEKRYMTISQAIEILWKLEEKIGKKVISKGTLAVGIARAGSDKPAVKAGTLIELENYDFGGPPHTLIFPGKLHFMEAEALKVLAGASEESLKELIE; encoded by the coding sequence TTGAGGGAGCTAGTATTCATAGGTTTAGGCCTCTCTAACGAAAAAGATGTCAGCCTGCGGGGATTGGAAGAGATAAAATCAGCTAACAAAGTCTTTATCGAAACCTATACGAGTTTAATGCCTAACCTCTCAATTGAAAGGCTGGAAAAACTTTGCGGTAAAAAGCTGGAAACCGTTTCTAGACGTGAACTTGAGGAGGAGAACGGAGAAAAAATTCTAAGTGCCGCTATGCATGGGAAAGCTGCTCTATTAGTTCCAGGCGACCCATTAATCGCAACTACACACGTAACCTTAAGAATTCAAGCCGAAAAAATGGGAATAAAAACAAGGGTAGTGCACGCAGCGTCCATAATCTCGGCGGCGATAGGCCTAAGCGGCCTTCATAACTACAAATTCGGAAAAAGTGTAACAATACCGTTTCCAAACGGTGATTACTTGTCAGAAACACCATACTACGTCATAATGGAAAATGGAAAGTTGGGGCTTCATACACTCTGCCTTCTAGATGTAAGAGCCGAAGAAAAAAGATACATGACTATAAGCCAAGCAATTGAGATTCTATGGAAGCTTGAAGAGAAAATTGGCAAAAAAGTTATTTCTAAAGGAACTTTAGCGGTAGGAATTGCGAGGGCGGGTTCAGATAAACCAGCTGTTAAGGCTGGAACTTTAATTGAACTTGAAAACTATGATTTTGGCGGGCCTCCACATACGTTGATTTTTCCCGGAAAACTACATTTCATGGAGGCTGAGGCTCTCAAAGTGCTTGCCGGCGCCTCCGAGGAAAGTTTAAAAGAACTCATTGAATGA